TTGAAAAATTTCTCATAAAGGATTGTATATTTGAGGACAGCAGTGAAAAGCCAAGCAAAGTATTTTCAGGAATTTACGAAGGAAGAACTAAATTTTTACATAGAACGGTTAGAAGTGGTCAAATAGTAAATTATTCGGGAAATATAGTTGTAATTGGAGATGTAAATGCAGGTTCTGAAATATATGCAGGGGGTAACATAATAGTTTTTGGATCACTTCATGGATATGCCCATGCTGGATTTGGGGGAAATTCAAAAGCTATAGTTGCTTCAATTTGTTTGCAGCCGGAAATGCTTCAAATTGCAGACATAGTTACCAGGTCACCAGAGGATAATATTAAACCCCAGTATCCAGAAGTAGCTAAGGTTAGGGAAAATATAATAATAGTAGAACCCTATTTGCCAAATAAGTTTATTTGATATCTCATAGTTAGTAAGAACTTCAGCTTTATTTTATCTGATGGCTGCCTAGTGTAATACTCCTACTAAGCAAAATTTATTAATGCTGAAGTCCTTTGTTAGTAATTTTAAAGATATATAATTGGTATAAATTGTACTGAATAATATTCTGGATTATTCTTGTTATGTCTAGTATAATATTCTATAGATGGTTTTATTGCTTAGATGATTATCGTTAATTGTATACGTTCATATATTAAGAGAGATTTATTTAATAAATTTATTTGATGGAGGTAGTATAGATGGGAGAAGCAATTGTAGTAACATCAGGCAAAGGGGGAGTTGGGAAAACTACTACTACGGCAAATATAGGTACTGCATTAGCTGCTTTGGATAAAAGTGTAGTAGTAGTGGATGGAGATACAGGACTTAGAAATTTAGATGTTCTTATGGGACTTGAAAATAGAATTGTATTTACTATACTTGATGTAGTAGAAGACAAGTGTAGGTTAAAACAAGCTCTTATAAAGGATAAAAGATTACCAAACTTGTATCTTTTGCCTACAGCACAAACAAGAGATAAAGATGATATAAGTACCCAAGATATGCTGAATTTAATTGAAGAATTGAAAAATGAATACGACTATGTAATTATAGATTGTCCTGCAGGAATTGAGCATGGATTTGAAAATGCAATAGTAGGAGCAGATAGAGCATTAGTTGTAGTAAATCCTGAAGTTACTTCAGTTAGGGATTCTGATAGAGTCATTGGGAAGTTAGATGCTAAGGGAATTGAAAAACATCAACTTATAGTAAACAGAATTAATTATGAAATGACTAAAAGTGGAGATATGCTGGATGTAAGTGATATATTAGACAGTTTGGCTATAGAACTTATAGGAGTAGTGCCGGATGACAGAAATATAACTATTTCTACAAATAAGGGAGAACCTATAGTATTAACTAGTAGTTCATTATCAGGACAAGCATTTAGAAATATAGCTAAGAGAATAACAGGAGAAAAAGTGCCTCTTATGGATCTGAATACTAGCCATGAAGGATTTTTTTCATCAATAAAGAAAATATTTGGTATTAAATAAGGGGGTAGTAGGGGAATGGACTTGTTTAAGATGTTCTCTAAGCAATCTTCCAAAGATGTAGCTAAAGAAAGATTGAGATTAATACTGATACACGACAGATGTGATATGTCAAAGGAAGTATTAGACAATATAAAGGACGATATACTTAAAGTACTTTCAAAATATATGGAGATAGATCGTTCTGAAATAGATGTAAAAATGACAAATTCAGAGGAATTAACGGGAAATTCAGCAGCACTTGTGGCCAGTATACCTATAAAAAAAGTTAAGTATAATAAGTAGGCTATGTATAAATTATGCATAGCTTTTTTATATTCCTGTGTTATAATCATTATAGTTGCATTGGAGGGATGTATAAAATGCTTGAAAAATTTGTCATAAACAGAAAGCTTTTAAGGGAATTTGATTTTCCTATATTAATTACTGCTATAATTATATGTATCTTTGGAAGTTTAAATATTTATAGTGCTTCTCATATGAGTGATGGAACTCATTTTTTAAAATCACAGCTTATGTATATGGCTATAGGGCTTGTACTAACTTATTTTATACTTCTAGTAGATTATTCTGTGATAAAAGGTTATGTTGGTATAATATATTGGTTCTGTGTGTTTTTACTTATAATAAATTGTATACCGGCATTTCAGTCTACAGTTAATGGAGCTTCATCATGGATTAAGCTTGGTCCTGTTAGCATGCAGCCTTCTGAATTTGCAAAAATAGGTATTATATTAATGATTGCAAAAAAGCTGGAGGATATGGAAGGAGACATAAATAACGT
The genomic region above belongs to Clostridium sp. AWRP and contains:
- the minC gene encoding septum site-determining protein MinC, yielding MRNNNIVIKGNRDGINIIINNNGFKDFDEMLESLIKRLSTGKMFYKGCTLKITTELKSVNEKQFNKLKNILFEKFLIKDCIFEDSSEKPSKVFSGIYEGRTKFLHRTVRSGQIVNYSGNIVVIGDVNAGSEIYAGGNIIVFGSLHGYAHAGFGGNSKAIVASICLQPEMLQIADIVTRSPEDNIKPQYPEVAKVRENIIIVEPYLPNKFI
- the minD gene encoding septum site-determining protein MinD, giving the protein MGEAIVVTSGKGGVGKTTTTANIGTALAALDKSVVVVDGDTGLRNLDVLMGLENRIVFTILDVVEDKCRLKQALIKDKRLPNLYLLPTAQTRDKDDISTQDMLNLIEELKNEYDYVIIDCPAGIEHGFENAIVGADRALVVVNPEVTSVRDSDRVIGKLDAKGIEKHQLIVNRINYEMTKSGDMLDVSDILDSLAIELIGVVPDDRNITISTNKGEPIVLTSSSLSGQAFRNIAKRITGEKVPLMDLNTSHEGFFSSIKKIFGIK
- the minE gene encoding cell division topological specificity factor MinE, with the protein product MDLFKMFSKQSSKDVAKERLRLILIHDRCDMSKEVLDNIKDDILKVLSKYMEIDRSEIDVKMTNSEELTGNSAALVASIPIKKVKYNK